One segment of Anastrepha obliqua isolate idAnaObli1 chromosome 3, idAnaObli1_1.0, whole genome shotgun sequence DNA contains the following:
- the LOC129242100 gene encoding uncharacterized protein LOC129242100, whose amino-acid sequence MTSTATKRSRATPEQLNRMLDYLMEVPCLAGSRFHSLHGKFECDKKWSELATKLNSLDGAVKTANQWRRVWRDLKSRTSIKARNRRMQPALTGNRPISEEPLTEFERRVSALIGEEYMNGHDSTAENIPLEEVIQMGIEVEDESMISEAPSPLRTPLAENFTLRSGNSHISDRRTPRANLKRKRMEEDGDARKKFLDIAEKQADALKILAESSSASAQANKMMAEAIAVLGNGLSATAEAFNNLTPIISQILKGHTRAF is encoded by the exons ATGACATCGACAGCTACtaaaagaagccgtgccacacCCGAGCAGCTAAATCGTATGCTTGACTACCTAATGGAAGTCCCGTGTCTAGCAGGATCTAGGTTCCACAGCCTCCATGGTAAGTTCGAATGCGACAAAAAGTGGAGCGAGCTAGCAACAAAGTTAAATAGTCTGGATGGAGCAGTGAAGACAGCCAATCAATGGCGCAGg GTATGGCGGGACTTAAAAAGCCGCACCAGCATCAAAGCACGAAATCGGCGAATGCAACCAGCTTTAACTGGAAACAGGCCTATCAGTGAGGAGCCCCTAACGGAATTCGAGAGGCGGGTGTCTGCTCTTATAGGGGAAGAATATATGAATGGGCACGATTCAACAGCTGAAAATATTCCACTAGAGGAG GTAATCCAAATGGGTATCGAAGTGGAAGATGAAAGCATGATTTCGGAAGCCCCGTCGCCTTTACGGACGCCACTTGCAGAAAATTTCACGCTGAGGTCAGGTAATTCGCACATCTCAGACAGGAGAACACCACGGGCGAACTTGAAAAGAAAGCGCATGGAAGAAGACGGTGATGCTCGGAAGAAATTTTTGGATATAGCAGAAAAACAGGCAGATGCACTAAAG atcTTAGCCGAAAGCAGCTCTGCAAGTGCCCAGGCGAATAAAATGATGGCGGAGGCAATAGCCGTGTTGGGGAATGGTTTAAGCGCTACCGCGGAAGCATTCAACAATCTAACGCCAATCATAAGCCAaatactcaaaggacatactcgcgctttttaa